Proteins from one Catenuloplanes atrovinosus genomic window:
- a CDS encoding LacI family DNA-binding transcriptional regulator, protein MGSLRDVARRANVAVSTASAALNGTRPVAAETRRRVEAAAAELGYRPNVLARGLVSKRTRILALHYPAPASGFGLTEMQFATGAAAAASELGYHLLLSPENEDPLAELRYLTGTGLLDGVLLMEVGLDDERVPLLTAENVPFALIGRTRRPDGLWFADIDFGRLGADVAGHLTGLGHRAMAFINHTRDAYAGEYGPVVRIGEEIAASAKEAGMTYADGFDADTAEQGRAALDALLAAHPEVTAVAVLSDQAAVGVLAAVEARGWRVPRDLTVLLVLTSAQVAAMFRPRLTTLEPPSLELGRRGAQMLIEQLADDAAGPPPGGELVPCRLVPGDSSAPPRHDHEGVRT, encoded by the coding sequence ATGGGTTCGCTACGGGACGTAGCCAGGCGGGCGAATGTCGCGGTCTCCACCGCGTCCGCCGCGCTGAACGGCACGCGCCCGGTCGCCGCGGAGACCCGGCGCCGCGTCGAGGCCGCCGCGGCCGAGCTCGGCTACCGGCCGAACGTGCTGGCCCGCGGCCTGGTCTCCAAGCGCACCCGGATCCTGGCGCTGCACTACCCGGCGCCGGCCAGCGGCTTCGGCCTCACCGAGATGCAGTTCGCGACCGGCGCGGCCGCGGCCGCCAGCGAGCTCGGCTACCACCTGCTGCTCTCCCCGGAGAACGAGGACCCCCTGGCGGAGCTGCGCTACCTCACCGGCACCGGGCTGCTCGACGGCGTGCTGCTGATGGAGGTCGGGCTCGACGACGAGCGCGTGCCGCTGCTGACCGCGGAGAACGTGCCGTTCGCGCTGATCGGCCGCACCCGGCGCCCGGACGGGCTGTGGTTCGCGGACATCGACTTCGGCCGGCTCGGCGCGGACGTGGCCGGCCACCTGACCGGGCTCGGCCACCGCGCGATGGCGTTCATCAACCACACCCGTGACGCCTACGCCGGCGAGTACGGCCCGGTCGTGCGCATCGGTGAGGAGATCGCGGCGTCCGCCAAGGAGGCGGGCATGACGTACGCGGACGGCTTCGACGCGGACACCGCGGAGCAGGGCCGGGCCGCGCTGGACGCGCTGCTGGCCGCGCATCCCGAGGTCACGGCCGTGGCGGTGCTCAGCGACCAGGCCGCGGTCGGCGTGCTGGCGGCCGTGGAGGCGCGCGGCTGGCGCGTACCGCGGGATCTGACCGTGCTGTTGGTCCTGACGTCCGCGCAGGTGGCGGCCATGTTCCGGCCGCGACTGACCACGCTGGAGCCGCCCAGCCTGGAGCTGGGCCGGCGCGGCGCGCAGATGCTGATCGAGCAGCTCGCGGACGACGCCGCGGGCCCGCCGCCCGGCGGCGAGCTGGTGCCGTGCCGCCTGGTGCCCGGCGACAGCTCCGCGCCACCGCGGCACGACCACGAGGGGGTACGGACGTGA
- a CDS encoding SAM-dependent methyltransferase has translation MTSPIDQSVSHSARIWNYWLGGKDNFEVDRQIGDQFAQLFPDIVPVAKGSRAFLSRAVTYLATEAGIRQFLDIGTGLPTVDNTHEVAQRAAPDARVVYVDNDPMVLAYARALLTGTPEGRTRYIDCDLHRPDDILAAAGEVLDLDAPVGLMLMNILGHVPDAAEAKSIVARLMGALPSGSHLVVADGTNVIRGEEFEAAIAVWNSSGSLPYHLRTPDEILEIIGDLEVIEPGIVPCPLWRPDTTDPARLREVDEFGVVARKR, from the coding sequence GTGACATCCCCGATCGACCAGTCCGTCTCGCACTCCGCGCGGATCTGGAACTACTGGCTCGGCGGCAAGGACAACTTCGAGGTCGACCGGCAGATCGGCGACCAGTTCGCGCAGCTCTTCCCGGACATCGTGCCGGTGGCCAAGGGCTCGCGCGCGTTCCTGTCCCGCGCCGTGACCTACCTGGCCACCGAGGCCGGCATCCGCCAGTTCCTGGACATCGGCACCGGACTGCCCACGGTGGACAACACGCACGAGGTCGCGCAGCGCGCCGCGCCGGACGCCCGGGTGGTCTACGTCGACAACGACCCGATGGTGCTGGCGTACGCGCGGGCGCTGCTCACCGGCACGCCCGAGGGCCGCACCCGGTACATCGACTGCGACCTGCACCGGCCGGACGACATCCTGGCCGCGGCCGGCGAGGTCCTCGACCTGGACGCGCCGGTCGGGCTGATGCTGATGAACATTCTCGGTCACGTGCCGGACGCGGCCGAGGCGAAGTCGATCGTGGCCCGGCTGATGGGCGCGCTGCCGTCCGGCAGCCACCTGGTGGTCGCGGACGGCACCAACGTCATCCGCGGCGAGGAGTTCGAGGCCGCCATCGCGGTCTGGAACTCCAGCGGCTCGCTGCCGTACCACCTGCGTACCCCGGACGAGATCCTGGAGATCATCGGCGACCTCGAGGTGATCGAGCCGGGCATCGTGCCGTGCCCGCTCTGGCGCCCGGACACCACGGACCCGGCGCGGCTGCGCGAGGTCGACGAGTTCGGCGTGGTGGCGCGCAAGCGATAG
- a CDS encoding beta-galactosidase, giving the protein MRPGLHTVTEGRGLLFGGDYNPEQWPEHVWAEDAALMRAAGVNLVTVGVFSWGRLEPSPGERDFAWLDRVLELMHGAGVAVDLATPTASPPPWLGHRWPETLPVDESGTTLWYGARNQWCPSSPVYRERSLAITTALAERYAGHPAVVMWHVGNEYGQVCHCDLSAAHFRRWLRARYRELDALNEAWGTTFWSQHYSDWDEILPPRTAPYIVNPSQRLDWARFCSDALLAQFTAERDVLRAHSPDKPITTNYMGFFKPVDYFAWAPEQDVISNDWYPDPADPRFPARAALTHDLMRSLAGGRPWMLMEQAAGAVNWRPHNLPKPPGQLRLESFQAVARGADGLCYFQWRQSAFGAERFHSAMLPLAGPDTAAHDEVRAHGRELHALSDVAGTTVRASVALLHDWHSWWAAEERARPSDRLSVTEQLTDYYHPLWQRGVTVDVARPSSELTPYRLVIAPQLFLLDEAGAAALTGFVRSGGVLVVGPFSGIADARGHLYTGRFPAPLREVLGVSGEAWRPADRAVHCSWRDETGFTPTSFTARDWTETLRADGAEVIATFDADGGPAVTRHEFGAGVAWYVGTLPSAAALSELTARFLADAGVAGVLPDLPEDVEAVARGDLLFLLNHGDGTVSVPFDGDAVDVLTGSPLRNGATLAPRGVAILRQHAGTGTAGPATR; this is encoded by the coding sequence GTGAGACCCGGCCTGCACACCGTGACGGAGGGCCGCGGCCTGCTGTTCGGTGGCGACTACAACCCGGAGCAGTGGCCGGAGCACGTGTGGGCGGAGGACGCGGCGCTGATGCGGGCGGCCGGCGTCAACCTGGTCACCGTGGGCGTGTTCAGCTGGGGCCGGCTGGAGCCGTCGCCGGGCGAGCGCGATTTCGCCTGGCTGGACCGGGTGCTGGAGCTGATGCACGGCGCGGGCGTGGCGGTCGACCTGGCCACGCCGACCGCGTCGCCGCCGCCCTGGCTCGGCCACCGCTGGCCGGAGACGCTGCCGGTGGACGAGTCCGGGACCACGCTCTGGTACGGCGCGCGCAACCAGTGGTGCCCGTCCTCGCCGGTCTACCGGGAGCGGTCGCTGGCGATCACCACCGCGCTGGCCGAGCGCTACGCCGGCCACCCGGCCGTGGTGATGTGGCACGTCGGCAACGAGTACGGCCAGGTCTGCCACTGCGACCTGAGCGCCGCGCACTTCCGCCGCTGGCTGCGGGCGCGCTACCGCGAGCTGGACGCGCTCAACGAGGCCTGGGGCACCACGTTCTGGTCGCAGCACTACTCGGACTGGGACGAGATCCTGCCGCCGCGCACCGCGCCGTACATCGTGAACCCGTCGCAGCGGCTGGACTGGGCCCGGTTCTGCTCGGACGCGCTGCTCGCCCAGTTCACGGCGGAGCGGGACGTGCTGCGCGCGCACTCCCCGGACAAGCCGATCACCACGAACTACATGGGCTTCTTCAAGCCGGTCGACTACTTCGCGTGGGCGCCCGAACAGGACGTCATCTCCAACGACTGGTACCCGGACCCGGCCGACCCGCGCTTCCCGGCCCGCGCCGCGCTCACCCACGACCTGATGCGCTCGCTGGCCGGCGGCCGGCCCTGGATGCTGATGGAGCAGGCCGCGGGCGCGGTCAACTGGCGGCCGCACAACCTGCCGAAGCCGCCCGGGCAACTGCGACTTGAATCGTTCCAGGCGGTGGCGCGCGGCGCGGACGGGCTCTGCTACTTCCAGTGGCGGCAGTCGGCGTTCGGTGCGGAGCGCTTCCACTCCGCCATGCTGCCGCTGGCCGGCCCGGACACCGCCGCCCACGACGAGGTCCGGGCGCACGGCCGAGAGCTGCACGCTCTGAGCGACGTCGCCGGTACGACCGTGCGGGCGAGCGTGGCGCTGCTGCACGACTGGCACAGCTGGTGGGCGGCGGAGGAGCGGGCCCGGCCCAGCGACCGGCTGTCCGTGACGGAGCAGCTGACCGATTATTATCACCCGCTCTGGCAACGAGGCGTGACCGTCGATGTGGCGCGGCCGTCGTCGGAGCTGACACCGTACCGCCTGGTCATCGCTCCTCAGCTGTTCCTGCTCGACGAGGCCGGCGCCGCGGCGCTGACCGGGTTCGTGCGGTCCGGCGGCGTGCTCGTGGTGGGGCCGTTCTCCGGGATCGCGGACGCCCGCGGGCACCTCTACACCGGGCGGTTCCCGGCGCCGCTGCGCGAGGTGCTCGGCGTCTCCGGAGAGGCGTGGCGCCCGGCGGACCGGGCGGTGCACTGTTCGTGGCGCGATGAAACCGGTTTCACGCCCACCTCCTTCACGGCGCGCGACTGGACCGAGACGCTGCGCGCCGACGGCGCGGAGGTGATCGCCACGTTCGACGCCGACGGCGGGCCCGCGGTGACCCGGCACGAGTTCGGCGCGGGCGTCGCCTGGTACGTCGGCACGCTGCCGTCCGCCGCCGCGCTGTCCGAGCTGACCGCGCGGTTCCTCGCCGACGCCGGCGTCGCCGGCGTGCTCCCCGACCTGCCCGAGGACGTCGAGGCGGTCGCCCGCGGCGACCTGTTGTTCCTGCTCAATCACGGAGACGGCACCGTCTCCGTGCCCTTCGACGGGGATGCCGTGGACGTGCTCACCGGCAGCCCGCTGCGCAACGGGGCGACGCTCGCCCCCCGTGGTGTCGCGATCCTGCGGCAGCACGCCGGTACGGGCACCGCCGGACCGGCCACCCGATGA
- a CDS encoding NAD(P)/FAD-dependent oxidoreductase encodes MSGIVVVGASAAGLTAVETLRREGYAGPLTLIGEELDPPYDRPPLSKQLLAGDWAAERLALRTADHLAGLHLDLRLGTVAAGLDRDARVVRLADGEPIGYDGLIIATGVRPRRLPGRGGHVLRTLRDALALRERLGPGRRLAIVGAGFLGAEAAAVARGLGCEVVLLEPAPVPLAHAVGERVGRVLSGVHRAHGVDLRTGVAVTEITDGGVLLAGGEPVEADEVLVSIGTLPNTEWLDGSGLTVADGLVCDEYSAAAPGVYGAGDVARWHNPLFGVSMRIEHRTNAAEQGVAAARNLLGAARPFAPVPYFWSDQYDLKIHAYGYLRGHDTVEIAEGDLAERRFLAAYRRDGRLVGALAVNLPPKAIRPWRQAILHGGR; translated from the coding sequence GTGTCCGGAATCGTCGTCGTCGGGGCCTCCGCGGCCGGCCTGACCGCCGTGGAGACGCTGCGCCGCGAGGGGTACGCGGGGCCGCTCACGCTGATCGGCGAGGAACTGGACCCGCCGTACGACCGCCCGCCGCTGTCCAAGCAGCTCCTGGCCGGTGACTGGGCGGCCGAGCGGCTGGCGCTGCGCACCGCGGACCACCTCGCCGGCCTGCACCTCGACCTGCGCCTCGGCACGGTCGCGGCCGGCCTGGACCGGGACGCCCGGGTGGTGCGGCTGGCCGACGGCGAGCCGATCGGCTACGACGGGCTGATCATCGCCACCGGCGTGCGGCCGCGCCGGCTCCCCGGCCGGGGCGGCCACGTGCTGCGCACCCTGCGCGACGCGCTGGCGCTGCGCGAACGGCTCGGCCCGGGCCGGCGGCTCGCGATCGTGGGCGCCGGCTTCCTCGGCGCCGAGGCGGCCGCGGTCGCCCGCGGGCTCGGCTGCGAGGTCGTGCTGCTCGAACCCGCGCCGGTGCCGCTCGCGCACGCGGTGGGCGAGCGGGTCGGCCGGGTGCTATCCGGCGTGCACCGCGCGCACGGCGTCGACCTGCGCACCGGCGTGGCGGTCACCGAGATCACCGACGGCGGCGTGCTGCTGGCCGGCGGCGAACCGGTCGAGGCGGACGAGGTGCTGGTCTCGATCGGCACGCTGCCCAACACCGAGTGGCTCGACGGCAGCGGGCTGACGGTCGCCGACGGGCTGGTCTGCGACGAGTACAGCGCCGCCGCACCGGGCGTCTACGGCGCCGGCGACGTGGCCCGCTGGCACAACCCGCTGTTCGGCGTCTCGATGCGGATCGAGCACCGGACGAACGCGGCCGAGCAGGGCGTGGCCGCGGCCCGCAACCTGCTGGGCGCCGCACGGCCGTTCGCGCCGGTGCCGTACTTCTGGTCCGACCAGTACGACCTCAAGATCCACGCGTACGGCTACCTGCGCGGCCACGACACCGTCGAGATAGCCGAGGGCGACCTCGCGGAGCGGCGCTTCCTGGCGGCGTACCGTCGGGACGGCCGCCTGGTCG